A single region of the Ctenopharyngodon idella isolate HZGC_01 chromosome 21, HZGC01, whole genome shotgun sequence genome encodes:
- the LOC127503395 gene encoding O-acyltransferase like protein-like, translating into MYKMLRLTWSAVTLMYLFVCHNACAWNVTLKCMEDTTTFLKELQKETPSKYAVLMYDAFGKIGSDVVGGNVNRPGSLRECLSVEGPEFRGQYCQVFLKQDRVEYFVGVCVPDSCTESEVQTLVIYEAFEQKRISLLPSVPSILMSDSTLGIFMTQCFSDSPHPDLSAIVCLFVCCALLALPLIASICVALIKRKRMREVRPVVGFAQTSNTNQYGAVLTNGSANQSKECSGAPDATQTRNQNAENVQHGISKTVLSCLQALSVQNSSQGLLATESSGSSYSSLNGIRILSLLWIISGHTVQLSAWSNLDNDKRWKDMVEKNPLYVLAFSGPVYLAVDSFLLLGGLLSAKSLLNSIQRSDNTLSFSLVAHFLFKRFKRIQPLHLFIVCLTVGLFSVVQRGVFWFIAEDEVFSCKKYWWSNLLLINNLFTITDICAPWTWYLSIDFQFYATTPFLIFLYRMNKSVLVVVSSVLLMLSSVTGALITGFLHLPVHQPTTLTYESYFQYYYNKPYTRYGPYLLGILAGIYMTTKKETLIKQQWQVAIGWLCSLSVMALLVGLAYVLREVPPYPSLPHAVYQGMHRSLWALALVWIILACEEGHGGFVDKILSLGLWAPLSNISFACYLIHPIIIILYNGKQETTMHYTDFNFFYLFLGHLLLTIPIGYALTVLIEKPYLFLSKR; encoded by the exons atgtacAAGATGCTACGGTTAACATGGAGTGCTGTCACTCTGATGTACCTGTTTGTTTGCCACAACGCATGTGCCTGGAACGTGACGCTAAAATGCATGGAGGACACAACAACGTTCCTTAAGGAATTACAGAAAGAAACTCCAAGCAAATATGCAGTCTTGA TGTATGATGCGTTTGGTAAGATTGGCAGTGATGTTGTGGGAGGGAACGTGAACCGACCCGGATCTCTGAGAGAGTGTCTGTCCGTGGAGGGCCCAGAGTTCAGGGGACAGTACTGCCAGGTGTTCCTCAAACAG GATAGGGTGGAGTACTTTGTGGGTGTTTGTGTTCCAGACTCTTGTACAGAATCAGAAGTCCAGACGCTAGTGATTTATG AGGCATTTGAACAGAAACGCATCTCTTTGCTTCCTTCTGTGCCTTCAATCTTGATGTCGGATTCCACATTGGGCATATTTATGACACAATGCTTCAGTGATTCCCCCCATCCAGACCTGTCTGCTATAGTCTGTCT GTTTGTGTGCTGTGCATTATTGGCACTTCCTCTCATAGCTTCCATCTGTGTGGCGTtaataaaaaggaaaagaatGAGAGAAGTGAGGCCAGTGGTGGGTTTTGCTCAAACCTCAAACACCAACCAATACGGCGCCGTCTTGACTAATGGCTCGGCCAATCAGAGTAAAGAATGCAGTGGTGCCCCTGATGCCACACAAACGAGGAAtcaaaatgcagaaaatgtCCAGCACGGCATCTCAAAGA CTGTGTTATCGTGTCTTCAGGCGCTCTCTGTGCAGAACAGCAGTCAGGGGCTACTCGCCACAGAAAGCTCTGGAAGCAGTTATTCCTCTCTGAATGGCATCCGTATCCTCAGTCTACTCTGGATCATCTCAGGTCACACCGTGCAGCTAAGTGCCTGGAGTAACCTGG ataatgataaGAGGTGGAAGGACATGGTAGAGAAGAACCCTCTGTATGTCTTGGCCTTCAGTGGGCCCGTGTATCTAGCGGTTGACTCTTTTCTGCTGCTGGG TGGTCTTCTGAGTGCCAAATCACTGCTGAACTCCATCCAGAGGTCAGATAACACGCTTAGTTTCAGTCTGGTGGCTCATTTCCTCTTCAAGCGGTTCAAGCG GATTCAGCCTCTCCACCTCTTCATCGTGTGCCTAACCGTTGGACTCTTCTCTGTTGTTCAGAGAGGGGTGTTCTGGTTCATAGCAGAGGATGAGGTCTTCAGCTGTAAGAAATACTGGTGGTCAAACCTGCTCCTCATCAACAACCTCTTCACCATCACAGACATT tgtgCACCCTGGACATGGTATCTCTCCATTGACTTCCAGTTCTATGCAACAACACCTTTTCTGATCTTCCTGTACAGAAT GAACAAAAGTGTGCTTGTCGTTGTGTCGTCGGTTCTCCTAATGCTCTCCAGTGTAACAGGAGCCCTGATCACTGGTTTCCTGCATCTCCCTGTGCACCAGCCAACCACATT GACATATGAAAGCTACTTTCAATATTACTACAACAAACCCTACACAAGATATGGGCCGTATCTGCTGGGCATTCTTGCTGGAATATACATGACAACCAAGAAAGAGACACTTATAAAACAACAG TGGCAGGTAGCCATAGGTTGGCTCTGCTCCTTGTCAGTCATGGCCCTGTTAGTGGGATTGGCCTATGTGCTGAGAGAAGTCCCGCCTTATCCATCCCTTCCTCATGCTGTTTATCAAGGGATGCACCGCTCGCTTTGGGCCCTGGCTCTGGTCTGGATCATCCTGGCCTGTGAGGAAGGACACGGAG GGTTTGTGGATAAAATTCTGTCTTTAGGCCTGTGGGCTCCTCTGTCTAACATCAGCTTTGCCTGTTATCTGATCCACCCCATCATTATTATACTGTACAATGGCAAACAAGAGACAACCATGCACTACACAGACTTCAACTTT TTCTACCTGTTTCTGGGTCATCTGCTGTTGACAATCCCTATAGGTTACGCGTTAACGGTGCTAATTGAAAAGCCGTATCTCTTCCTGTCAAAACGATAA